The stretch of DNA GCAGAATCCGCATTGCAAGGCATCGTTCTCGACGAACGCTTGCTGAATGGGATGCAGCTTCCCGTCCTGCATGAGGCCTTCGACGGTCGTGATCGCTCTCCCCTGCGCTTCGATTGCGAGCACGGAACAGGCGTAGACGGGCTTGCCGTCCAAAAGCACTGTGCACGCGCCACACGTCCCGCGATCGCACACCCGCTTGGCGCCAGTCAGATCGAATTCATTCCGAAGCGCATCGAGCAAGGTCACGCGCGGCTCTAGTTCCGCCCGATACGTCTTCCCATTGATGGTGAACGTCATCGGGACCTTCCCGGGACCGAAGACCTTCACCTCCGCCCCGGCGACCTTGAGCACGCGCGGCCCGACCACCAGAGGGACCGTGAGCGTGATCCCCGAGACTTTCAGAAAATCACGCCGTGAAAGGCTTCCCGGTTTCGATGGCTGTTTCTCCATAAGACCATTCCTCCTCACCCTCTCAATGCCGTGCTCTCACGGAGCGATGATCGGAGTCTCCTCGCGCACCAGCTCTTTCTGGCAACACGGGCAGACCCCAGGCACCGAGGATTTGATCTGACAAACGTCGCAGGTATAGGCGATGTCATACAGTCGCCCACCTCGAACGAGACGAATGCGGATGCTCTCCAAGCGATCGTCGCCATGCCGAAGGGCCAGGATTTGAAGGTCCTCGGCCCGAAGGTGTGAATCCGCAAAAAGTGCAATGGCCGGGTCCGCTGGGCCGAAGAAATACACTCGCCCTTCGACCGTGCGAATCCCGATGCGTTCGGGTGAACACGAATCCTCACGCTCGCCCGCAGACTCGGCACAGACCAAACGCCCGCGCACGAGCACCGATAAGGGATCGTGCGAAGAGGAGAGGGCCGATTCACCGCTCACCGTCAACAGGAGCAACAGGCTCACCTCGACGCTTCGCTTCCGAATATATGCGCTCACCCCTTTCCCCTCCTCCTTCGGCATGGGCGAGCCCAATCTTACTGAAAGAGCGCTGAAGCTGTCAACACGCTATCGCACCCCTTCCTCAGGGAGCATGGGCGTCCGAGCGGAAATCCTCGAGCGCGAGATACCCGACGATATAGCCGTCGGCATCGAGCACGGCACTGGCGCCCAGGCCATTGCGACGAAGCAGACGATGCGCCTCCCAAAGCGGCGTCTCCGGATGAACGAACATCGAGGGAGCGACCGGCTGCATGAGGTCTCGAACGGTCGTGCGCGCCCATTGCTCGCGCGGCAACGCGTGAAGAGCAGGGACGAGTAAGATGCCATGCAACCGACGATCTCGAGAGACGGGGAACGTTCGGCTCCGATGCTTCGGCAGCACGCGCGCAGCCAATTCCTCAATGGTCATCTCCGGCGGCAGCAGTGCCGGCGGATCCCGCATGACATCCGCGACGCGGATCCGCCTCATCTGATCCACCTGCTTGAGGGAAAGGCGACTATTTTCGGCCACATCGCGGAGGAAGATCCCGACCAAGATGGACCATGCTCCCGCGAAGATGTCCGCGCTCGTGCGCGCGCGCAGCACCCAGAAGATGCCCAAGCCAACAAGGAGATACGCGATCCCCTGCCCCACGCCGATAGCCCAGCGGCTCGCTCGCCAGTAATCCCCCCAACGCGCCCACAACCATGCTCGAAAGACGCGTCCACCATCCAGGGGAAACCCCGGCAGCAGGTTGAAGAGCGCCAGGATCAGATTCGAGAGGGCGAGATAGTTCGTGATGAGCGCCGCCGGTCGCGAGTCGAAGACGTGCACGCTCAATTGATTCAGCAGGAAGAACACCACAGCATAAAGGAAACTCGCGCTCGGCCCCGCGACGGCGATCCGAAATTCCGAGCCCGGCGTATGCGCCTCATGCTCAAAGCGCGCGAATCCCCCAAAGAGGTGGAGCGTGATATCGTAGATGCGTAT from Blastocatellia bacterium encodes:
- a CDS encoding (2Fe-2S)-binding protein — encoded protein: MEKQPSKPGSLSRRDFLKVSGITLTVPLVVGPRVLKVAGAEVKVFGPGKVPMTFTINGKTYRAELEPRVTLLDALRNEFDLTGAKRVCDRGTCGACTVLLDGKPVYACSVLAIEAQGRAITTVEGLMQDGKLHPIQQAFVENDALQCGFCTPGFVVACKALLDRIPNPTPEDLVAGLGGNLCRCGTYVGIRAAIAQAARMQRGG
- a CDS encoding site-2 protease family protein, translating into MAVRLRPIQLATLFRIPIRVSYGWIPVVFLHIYAVSVFYLPRHLPDFHPLAHWTLGGVTTLLLFLSVLGHEIGHALVARAEGIRIYDITLHLFGGFARFEHEAHTPGSEFRIAVAGPSASFLYAVVFFLLNQLSVHVFDSRPAALITNYLALSNLILALFNLLPGFPLDGGRVFRAWLWARWGDYWRASRWAIGVGQGIAYLLVGLGIFWVLRARTSADIFAGAWSILVGIFLRDVAENSRLSLKQVDQMRRIRVADVMRDPPALLPPEMTIEELAARVLPKHRSRTFPVSRDRRLHGILLVPALHALPREQWARTTVRDLMQPVAPSMFVHPETPLWEAHRLLRRNGLGASAVLDADGYIVGYLALEDFRSDAHAP